The Toxoplasma gondii ME49 chromosome III, whole genome shotgun sequence genome includes a window with the following:
- a CDS encoding radial spoke protein 3 protein (encoded by transcript TGME49_254180), which produces MYRQPQYGTRGKGPWGVSSKADQPPSIKRVRAFGDNEVNGSESATSALSNLLTDKHVYGSSLISRDTRPKFSQSFLSRLNHGGAEARRIKRRLQKAKEATADPFKPERLLTPAPVSGRQHIQLQTEEHLIELTQHAREFMAETQTEPWMDKPPTPMFRPHREEVHVATQILDGDLFDFEEEVVPILEVIVGKVLEQSITEVLEEEELAAIQKQQDEFDRARMLELIEVQRLEAAEKRRQEETERRLAQAQAWQEIKLTTYRRMLAMDFAAVQRRGCSQMALRELAESANLFMHPNVVAFMKDGVSTIVSDCLRARLLSNHEEQEKMVEDAMMEKHGRQQRLRLEQIRVKNEIRARIKREGDERAEMEAADSLEEVRKWEAAEAARLAQEAEEDARRAEEEALLEAERNANRAAGDLDEYENEDEEE; this is translated from the exons ATGTACAGACAACCACAGTATGGGACTAGGGGGAAAGGACCTTGGGGGGTCTCTAGCAAGGCCGACCAACCCCCGTCCATCAAACGGGTCCGCGCGTTTGGAGATAACGAGGTCAACGGGAG CGAGTCGGCAACCTCAGCTTTATCCAACTTACTGACAGACAAGCACGTCTACGGCTCCTCGTTGATATCGAGAGATACCAGGCCAAAATTCTCTCAA AGTTTTTTATCGCGGCTGAATCATGGCGGTGCCGAGGCTCGGAGGATCAAGAGACGCCTTCAAAAGGCTAAGGAAGCCACTGCTGACCCGTTTAAACCAGAAAGATTGCTTACTCCTGCTCCCGTTTCGGGTCGGCAGCACATTCAGCttcagacagaagaacaccTGATTGAGTTGACGCAACATGCAAGGGAGTTTATGGCTGAGACGCAGACTGAGCCATGGATGGACAAACCTCCCACGCCTATGTTCAGGCCACATCGAGAGGAAGTCCATGTGGCAACGCAAATTCTAGATGGCGACTTGTTTGACTTCGAGGA AGAAGTGGTGCCGATCCTCGAGGTCATCGTCGGGAAGGTGTTGGAACAAAGCATCACTGAG GttcttgaagaagaagagctggcCGCGATACAAAAGCAACAAGATGAGTTCGACAGAGCTCGTATGCTAGAACTTATCGAAGTGCAACGTCTCGAAGCGGCTGAGAAACGACGACAAGAGGAAACA GAGCGACGCCTGGCACAGGCACAAGCCTGGCAAGAAATCAAACTTACAACTTATCGGAGGATGCTGGCGATGGACTTTGCTGCCGTTCAAAGGCGAGGGTGCTCGCAGATGGCCCTTCGTGAGCTGGCAGAGTCCGCGAACCTGTTCATGCATCCGAACGTT GTCGCCTTCATGAAGGACGGTGTCAGCACCATCGTGTCAG ATTGTCTGCGCGCGCGGCTGCTTTCAAACCatgaagaacaagagaagatgGTTGAGGACGC GATGATGGAGAAGCACGGTCGACAACAACGACTTCGACTGGAGCAAATTCGCGTCAAGAATGAGATT AGAGCTAGAATtaagcgagaaggcgacgaaagaGCGGAGATGGAAGCAGCCGATAGCCTTGAGGAAGTGCGAAAGTGGGAGGCAGCCGAGGCTGCCAGACTGGCacaggaggcggaagaggatGCACGTcgggcagaagaggaggcactG ctggaagcagagaggaacgcaAACCGAGCTGCAGGCGACCTTGACGAGTACGAAAATGAAGATGAGGAGGAATAA
- a CDS encoding calcium signaling protein kinase MARK, putative (encoded by transcript TGME49_254190~Gene product name based on ToxoDB Community Expert Annotation. Predicted member of protein kinase subfamily CAMK;CAMKL;MARK, (PMID:22047078).): MPQKNGNPVAVKIYEGFRSMNKDRKAVIVREIRVMRRLSHESIVKYAGIYNEANALYVLMQFLNGGSLHSLVKNHENGKLSEETARNLFKQICNAVNHMHARSIVHRDLKLENILLDSSGRIKVIDFGFASIVKNDARCRMRCGTPSYMPPEILLKKEYDGFAADIWSLGVVLYAMLHGGYPFRGNGLKELYAKILQGDFPLSVHLSDAAQQLLCGMLTLQPVDRLTIEEILAHPWVTGQTS; the protein is encoded by the exons ATGCCCCAGAAAAACGGCAATCCAGTAGCGGTGAAGATATACGAGGGTTTCCGGTCAATGAACAAGGACAGGAAGGCGGTTATCGTCCGGGAAATTCGAGTTATGCGGAGGCTGTCTCACGAGTCGATTGTGAAATACGCGGGGATCTACAATGAGGCCAATGCCCTCTACGTCCTCATGCAGTTTCTGAACGGGGGATCTCTACACTCTCTCGTGAAGAACCATGAAAATGGCAAGCTCAGTGAGGAGACTGCCAGAAACCTATTCAAGCAGATCTGCAATGCTGTTAACCACATGCACGCCAGGAGCATTGTCCACCGTGATTTAAAGCTGGAGAATATTTTGCTCGACAGCTCAG GCCGCATCAAAGTAATCGACTTCGGCTTCGCCTCCATTGTCAAAAACGATGCCCGCTGCCGTATGCGGTGTGGGACGCCCTCATATATGCCTCCGGAGATCCTGTTAAAGAAGGAATACGATGGGTTTGCAGCCGATATCTGGTCTCTCGGGGTTGTTCTTTATGCAATGCTCCACGGAGGGTATCCATTCAGAGGCAACGGCCTTAA AGAGCTTTACGCCAAGATTCTCCAAGGGGATTTTCCTCTGAGTGTTCATCTCTCCGACGCCGCCCAACAGCTCCTTTGTGGGATGCTCACGCTTCAACCTGTCGACCGTCTGACAATAGAGGAAATTCTCGCTCATCCCTG GGTCACAGGACAGACAAGCTGA
- a CDS encoding anticodon binding domain-containing protein (encoded by transcript TGME49_254200~Predicted trans-membrane domain (TMHMM2.0):6-29), with product MVGVRLLSSFFFCVVSSLFRFIPAVSLAFPPSGSAFPLHRRRLGALAFSLLNGKELSTVASPLTPYGASGDSKTSRASLFQFTPRPYSFAFPSSPSASSSLAASSLPPLRPPSLGAGGGQANGASFASSLCRNSVRLSFSPTGGRRATNVSGAQATEGDRRLGRLGAALSRMPTNEPSIERKEEATRIRQPPLNCSRGQCAAARDADRDADRDAGRDAEGVTAGEVMESSLKGRERKPQQPGVRQTGVRPLLPIDKRFGVFPGPAEPVKRLCLSLQDLKTFCKDHAIVVPAAELYGGLKGTVDFGAVGHRLLQNLRRALNSFFLRDACEPLSTSLHRDLASLSPEAPGDALTKDLRSLPLLLSPSPPRHSQSVSLPEFRWRGPSWSEKEPTEPLHPIQQKRAAEQSRESRDEAEERSSASNAAWMRETQTDRKRSQAGESDVCEEARERGEGRRAEGAFIPPPWGPIFAVETACLGPAAVWAGSGHTRHFVDSVVRCRDTGQVFRTDSLVFREKEISSRRGSRFEVRPLSATALRPSEEAREAQRSCADGNREHCQIDGKKIRERDEQGTEEQGRFRHKESFSSWRLLTEAPLERFPELPSPVTGRIGALSTPYLRNLMLQTRLSRYTSLKDTEPSGERKGGEEALGYARGRRGDTKGDLPLDADTEESAGIFRPETAQEMLISYRSLLPPFLAPSLPFGIAQEGRSWRNELISTSRFLFRLREFRQFEIEYFLDATKANSFHTLNAWIYELARFFTAIGLPTDLLSVAEQGEKDRSHYSSRCVDFSFRFPFGDAELCGISLRGDNDLRAHQQHSGQSLALPPASGSSSTSSDCASSASPSSSASSGILPHVVEPSVGLERLLLALLASSFVRDTVDGKMRTFLNLHPALAPFQAAVFPVVTNVHELTARARRLCGWLRERGFSVLWDFSSTSIGRRYRRADGLGIPFCFTLDRTSLNDGTVTVRWRNSAEQRRLKFEEAESFLKERTEFRFQDFCWKPSEPQRKGAPNNPMN from the exons ATGGTGGgtgtgcgtcttctctcctctttcttcttctgcgttgtgtcttctctcttccgtttcaTCCCTGCAGTCAGTCTGGCGTTTCCCCCTAGCGGCAgtgcctttcctcttcatcgAAGGCGGCTCGGagctctcgcgttctccttgCTGAACGGCAAAGAGCTGTCGACTGTCGCTTCGCCACTCACGCCGTATGGTGCGtcaggagacagcaagacGTCACGCGCGAGTCTATTCCAGTTTACTCCTCGTCCGTACTcgttcgcctttccttcctctccgtctgcttcttcttctctcgccgcgtcctctctgcctccgcttCGTCCGCCTTCCCTCGGCGCTGGAGGTGGACAGGCGAACGGcgcctctttcgcgtcttctctctgccggaacagcgttcgcctctccttctcgcccaCTGGCGGCCGGAGGGCAACGAACGTCTCCGGTGCACAGGCgactgaaggagacagacggctAGGGCGTCTCGGTGCCGCTCTGTCGCGGATGCCGACGAACGAACCGTCcatcgagaggaaagaggaagcgactCGAATTCGACAGCCGCCTCTCAACTGCTCTCGGGGACAATGCGCAGCGGCGCGAGACGCCGACCGAGACGCCGACCGAGACGCCGGCCGAGACGCCGAGGGTGTCACAGCTGGCGAGGTGATGGAAAGTTCTctgaaaggcagagagaggaaaccacAGCAACCAGGCGTCAGACAAACGGGTGTGCGGCCTCTCCTGCCAATCGACAAACGTTTCGGTGTTTTCCCCGGTCCTGCTGAGCCTGTTAAAAGACTTTGTCTCTCACTTCAAGATCTGAAGACGTTCTGCAAGGACCATGCCATCGTTGTGCCG GCCGCTGAGCTGTATGGGGGCCTGAAGGGCACAGTCGACTTTGGAGCTGTCGGCCACCGGCTGCTTCAAAATCTCCGGCGGGCATTGaattcctttttccttcgcgATGCATGCGAACCATTGTCGACTTCTCTGCACCGCGATCTGGCTTCTTTGTCGCCTGAGGCACCGGGAGACGCTTTGACAAAGGACCTCAGAAGTCTccccctgcttctctctccatcccCGCCCCGCCACTCGCAGTCCGTCTCCCTCCCTGAGTTTCGCTGGCGCGGACCATCCTGGAGCGAGAAGGAGCCTACGGAGCCTCTTCATCCGATCCAGCAGAAGCGGGCGGCTGaacaaagcagagaaagcagagacgaggcagaggagcgTTCATCCGCGAGCAACGCGGCGTGGATgcgggagacacagactgACAGGAAGCGCTCCCAAGCCGGGGAAAGCGACGTCtgcgaagaggcgagagaacgcggagaagggaggagagcagaaggcgcgTTTATACCACCACCTTGGGGACCGATCTTCGCTGTGGAAACAGCATGTCTCGGGCCTGCAGCTGTCTGGGCAGGTAGCGGTCACACCCGTCATTTCGTGGACTCCGTTGTTCGCTGTAGAGACACCGGGCAGGTGTTCAG GACCGACTCGCTGGTGTTTCGTGAGAAGGAAATCAGCAGTCGACGTGGATCCAGATTTGAGGTCAGACCACTCTCAGCTACGGCACTCAGGCCGAGCGAGGAGGCTCGAGAAGCCCAGAGGAGCTGCGCCGACGGGAACCGAGAACACTGTCAGATAGATGGAAAGAAGATACGCGAGCGAGATGAacaaggaacagaagaacaaGGGCGTTTTCGTCACAAGGAATCCTTTTCGTCCTGGCGGCTTTTGACGGAG GCACCTCTCGAGCGGTTTCCGGAGCTTCCTTCGCCTGTGACAG GTCGCATCGGGGCCCTGTCAACTCCGTACCTGCGGAACTTGATGCTGCAAACGCGCCTCTCGCGCTACACCTCGCTCAAGGACACAGAACCCAGTGGCGagcgaaaaggaggagaagaagccctCGGGTACGCACGAGGCCGTAGAGGAGATACGAAAGGCGATTTGCCGCTGGATGCAGACACGGAAGAGAGCGCGGGGATTTTCAGACCTGAAACTGCCCAG GAAATGCTCATTTCGTACCGGAGCCTTCTGCCGCCGTTCCTCGCACCTTCGCTGCCCTTTGGCATTGCACAGGAAGGGCGTTCGTGGCGCAACGAGTTGATTTCTacctctcggtttctctttcgtctgcgcGAGTTCCGGCAATTCGAGATCGA ATACTTCCTGGACGCTACAAAGGCAAACAGCTTCCATACGTTGAACGCCTGGATCTACGAGCTGGCGCGTTTCTTCACTGCCATCG GCCTGCCCACGGATCTCCTCAGTGTCGCAGAACAGGGCGAGAAGGATCGCTCTCACTACAGCTCGAGATGCGTTgacttttcttttcgttttcccttTGGAGACGCTGAGCTTTGTGGCATCTCCCTCCGAGGAGACAACGACTTGAGGGCTCATCAGCAG CACTCGGGGCAAAGCCTCGCGCTCCCACCGGCGAGCGGCAGctcgtcgacttcttccgATTGTGcatcttctgcgtcgccttcgtcttcggctTCCTCCGGAATTCTCCCTCACGTTGTCGAGCCCTCTGTCGGATTAGAAAG acTTCTCCTTGCGCTCCTAGCATCCTCCTTCGTTAGAGATACTGTCGACGGCAAAATGCGTACTTTCCTCAATCTTCATCCGGCATTG GCCCCCTTCCAAGCAGCAGTCTTTCCCGTCGTCACCAACGTGCATGAATTAACAGCACGAG CTCGTAGGCTCTGTGGCTGGTTACGCGAAAGGGGATTTAGCGTTTTGTGGGATTTCTCCTCCACCTCGATTGGAAGACG ATACCGCCGTGCAGACGGGCTAGGGATACCCTTTTGCTTCACACTTGACCGGACATCATTGAACGACGGCACCGTGACGGTGCGATGGCGAAACTCTGCTGAACAGCGAAGACTAAAGttcgaagaggcagaaagctTTCTGAAGGAGCGCACCGAATTTCGATTTCAAGACTTTTGTTGGAAGCCGTCAGAACCGCAACGGAAAGGCGCTCCCAACAATCCGATGAATTAA
- a CDS encoding RNA recognition motif-containing protein (encoded by transcript TGME49_254210), whose protein sequence is MREGRTSRSLEGSYDERPLDRPRQKKVFIGNLPVDVTDADLRPVLEKAGPVRSLQIRSSRATGGGRPRSLFAHVEFESEQACEALFSVLDYRVFKGRTLRVEWCDDKQRQKQRGEAAGKRGRSAAFPSASVEREQPLEFADATSEPQRPPSLGRGGPGAPSAASDRRFGAQSSRGRPSGPDEEETHAAEPHGSDEGHFRLSGLKVFAPDGTITQGALEVASKLTRGDLRAILEEIQSLSAQMPATARKALSANPLLCHGLLHAQLALHMTPGEALNLEPLSPAQQETARKILIDRLSLELRLCGGRSPASLASSLCLDASFLPPESSSETVAADLSPDQTPLQESGYSGGGQLQRVCGASPSSGVAPVSEDSRPTQAPSRSAPARGPQAPPVSAGSSGGLSSSLACTESAVSSRADPSVPSPAVSVVPSLAVPSVSAQGVSSVSSEDVSSVSSQEVSSVSSPVASAVSGASFRAPPGSPDRGIGPKRADAGAAPDALPTQPQEAQLRQPLAEGFPAVSVSPGEPSPIRRPPTTEASGAGEGDKTPQESGGDTKGDTEQGVTRPSVSPHNVEAKASEEKRETSQGSGRAPPPSTGASLLTSGSSPTVASPRWPSTKSGDTPPIASTPLGGAASVCSSAPPLLPTPQLPPAFPLARNGREAAFESSRLLSGFPSVPAPARGVCLSVGATSRVPAPAPFAGAGELPGKALSTQTVPELEDRSKPLLANPPGFPLRPPRPAGASQPPGAFPTRAPPPARAGAAAFHNFSPVTPGRESSTPPTSTRPDFASAEEASRGLSQNYVERANVDGGGVAGGAARGPHHTPEGTVKLPGDLWASPVSPGSSFGAARPQASQQPLASTVRGTSLPAGGGMSVASPQDDAGCSQHLKRRRTEAPAGPQTQTTGIKEAPLTSRSGALFGVASSVLASPATRGTSGPVGAAGPSAHLGAGASPQVPQKSRRLSGTSSDSLPSFSSSLGAAACTAVAGEAGRSAHPQGAPGVSLQRQGLPPVAGGPAAGGESRRLQSVSSPQVLQQSAPAAVPQRSISAVGGDSDVPNNPVAAVLALEAAVEEAAPALVDEVMRVPTMLRNILTAPALQMLQWGEAERRQVLSIRKALRKRGCVVLDL, encoded by the exons AtgcgagagggaaggacTTCACGGAGCCTAGAAGGTTCCTACGACGAGCGGCCTCTAGATCGAcctcgacagaaaaaagttTTCA ttgggAACCTACCGGTTGACGTCACAGACGCAGATCTCCGCCCCGTGCTCGAGAAGGCCGGTCCGGTTCGGTCTCTCCA GATTCGAAGTTCGAGAGCAACGGGCGGCGGGAGACCCAGAAGTCTCTTCGCTCATGTGGAGTTCGAGAGCGAACAGGCTTGCGAggctcttttctccgttctcgaTTATCGCGTTTTCAAAG GCCGAACGCTGCGGGTGGAGTGGTGCGACGACAAGCagcggcagaagcagagaggggaagctGCTGGGAAACGAGGACGCAGCGCagcttttccttctgcctcggtggagagagaacagcctCTGGAATTCGCGGACGCAACCTCAGAGCCTCAGCGACCCCCTTCCCTGGGGCGCGGGGGGCCAGGCGCGCCCTCTGCCGCCTCGGACCGACGATTTGGAGCCCAGAGCAGCCGAGGGCGCCCGAGCGGCcccgatgaagaagagacgcatgcggcgGAGCCACACGGTTCGGACGAGGGACATTTTCGCCTCAGTGGACTAAAAGTATTTGCTCCCGATGGAACTATCACACAAGGAGCTCTAGAG GTTGCGTCAAAGCTAACGCGAGGAGACCTTAGAGCGATTCTCGAGGAAATCCAGAGTCTCAGTGCGCAGATGCCTGCCACTGCTCGCAAGGCCCTCAGCGCAAATCCGCTCCTCTGCCACGGTCTCCTCCACGCTCAACTCGCTTTGCACATGACTCCCGGTGAAGCTCTCAACTTGGAA CCGTTGTCCCCGGCACAGCAGGAAACAGCTCGGAAGATCCTCATCGACAGGCTGTCGCTCGAGCTTCGGCTCTGCGGGGGGAGATcccctgcgtctctcgcttcttctctgtgcctcgACGCCTCTTTCTTGCCTCCCGAGTCCTCCTCAGAAACTGTTGCTGCTGACTTGTCTCCTGATCAAACGCCCCTTCAAGAATCCGGCTACAGTGGTGGCGGCCAGCTCCAGCGCGTGTGTGGGGCGTCTCCTTCTAGTGGCgtcgcgcctgtctccgaagACAGCAGGCCCACACAGGCCCCGTCGCGCTCTGCGCCCGCGCGTGGGCCCCAGGCGCCTCCTGTCTCGGCTGGATCCTCGGGAGGTCTGTCATCCTCCTTGGCCTGCACGGAGTCAGCTGTCTCCAGCCGAGCTGATCCCTCTGTCCCCTCTCCGGCCGTCTCTGTTGTCCCCTCTCTGGCTGTCCCCTCCGTGTCCGCCCAgggcgtctcctccgtctcctccgaggatgtctcctccgtctcctcccaggaagtctcctctgtctcctcgccagttgcttctgctgtctccggagCTTCGTTTCGGGCTCCCCCGGGGTCGCCTGACAGGGGGATCGGGCCTAAACGGGCAGACGCCGGGGCGGCTCCTGACGCGCTTCCGACACAGCCGCAGGAGGCTCAGTTGCGCCAGCCGTTGGCCGAAGGCTTTCCtgctgtttctgtgtctcctggcGAGCCGTCGCCCATTCGGCGGCCCCCTACCACAGAGGCGAGCGGCGCGGGTGAAGGCGACAAGACCCCCCAAGAGAGTGGTGGAGAcacgaaaggagacaccgagcAAGGCGTGACAAGACCCAGTGTGTCTCCACACAATGTAGAGGCCAAGgccagcgaagagaagcgcgagactAGTCAAGGCAGTGGACGAGCTCCCCCCCCATCGACAGGTGCGAGTCTGCTCACCTCTGGTTCAAGTCCCACTGTGGCTTCGCCCCGTTGGCCCTCTAcaaagagtggagacacccCGCCTATCGCGTCCACACCTCTTGGGGGGGCCGCCTCTGTTTGCTCCAGCGCTCCGCCGCTCCTCCCCACTCCGCAGCTTCCGCCTGCCTTTCCTTTGGCTCGGAAtgggcgagaagcagcgttTGAGTCCTCGAGACTCCTGTCTGGCTTTCCCTCCGTCCCGGCCCCTGCCAGAggcgtgtgtctctccgttgGAGCCACAAGTCGCGTTCCAGCGCCGGCACCCTTCGCCGGCGCCGGCGAGCTGCCGGGGAAGGCTCTTTCCACGCAGACGGTTCCGGAACTCGAGGATCGCAGCAAGCCGCTGCTCGCAAATCCTCCTGGATTTCCCCTGAGGCCTCCTCGCCCTGCAGGTGCTTCCCAGCCCCCCGGAGCCTTCCCGACACGAGCGCCGCCTCCCGCGCGTGCAGGCGCCGCGGCGTTTCATAACTTCTCTCCTGTGACTCCCGGAAGAGAGTCGTCGACTCCGCCGACTTCGACTCGGCCTGATTTCGCGAGTGCTGAGGAAGCGTCAAGGGGGCTAAGCCAGAACTATGTGGAGAGAGCAAATGTCGACGGAGGCGGTGTGGCCGGCGGGGCGGCTCGAGGTCCTCACCACACACCAGAGGGAACTGTCAAACTTCCAGGCGACCTTTGGGcgtctccagtgtctcccgGTTCTTCGTTTGGAGCCGCGAGACCTCAAGCGTCCCAGCAGCCGCTCGCGAGTACGGTCAGAGGCACTTCTTTGCCAGCAGGGGGGGGTATGTCCGTTGCTTCTCCGCAGGACGACGCCGGTTGTTCGCAGCACctcaagagaagaagaacagaggcgCCTGCAGGTCCTCAGACACAGACGACCGGCATCAAGGAAGCCCCGCTGACTTCTCGCAGCGGAGCGCTCTTTGGAGTTGCTTCCTCTGTGCTTGCTTCACCGGCTACGCGTGGAACTTCAGGTCCGGTCGGCGCCGCGGGGCCAAGTGCGCATCTCGGCGCGGGGGCTTCTCCTCAGGTCCCTCAAAAGTCGCGAAGACTCTCAGGAACGTCTTCGgattctctcccttctttctcaaGCTCTCTCGGCGCAGCGGCATGCACAGCTGTAGCTGGGGAAGCTGGAAGAAGCGCACACCCACAGGGCGCGCCGGgggtctctctccagcgtcAAGGCCTGCCTCCGGTCGCCGGGGGGCCTGCCGCGGGAGGTGAATCGCGTCGGCTTCaatctgtctcttcgccgcaAGTGCTACAGCAATCGGCGCCCGCGGCGGTGCCTCAACGGTCCATTTCAGCCGTaggtggagacagcgatGTGCCAAACAACCCCGTCGCGGCGGTTCTCGCTCTCGAAGCTGCTGTCGAGGAAGCCGCTCCTGCCCTCGTCGACGAGGTCATGCGAGTGCCGACAATGCTCAGAAA cATCTTGACAGCGCCTGCCCTGCAGATGCTCCAGTGGGGTGAGGCGGAGCGGCGTCAGGTCCTTTCGATTCGCAAGGCTCTGAGAAAGCGAGGCTGCGTCGTGCTGGATTTgtga